In Brassica rapa cultivar Chiifu-401-42 chromosome A06, CAAS_Brap_v3.01, whole genome shotgun sequence, a single window of DNA contains:
- the LOC103871638 gene encoding sucrose nonfermenting 4-like protein, producing MFGSTVDTSRGNSAASGQQQLLTPTRFVWPYGGRRVFLSGSFTRWTEHVPMSPLEGCPTVFQVICNLTPGYHQYKFYVDGEWRHDEHQPFVNANGGVMNTIFITGPDMAPAAFSPSNMDVDDFSQRVADPSQDSIPRMSAVDLDMSRHRISALLSNRTAYELLPESGKVIALDVNLPVKQAFHILYEQGIPLAPLWDFGKGQFVGVLGPLDFILILRELGTHGSNLTEEELETHTVAAWKEGKAHISRQYDGIGRPYPRPLVQVGPYDNLKDVALKILQNKVAAVPVIYSSLQDGSYPQLLHLASLSGILKCICRYFRHSSSSLPILQQPICSIPLGTWVPRIGESSSKPLATLRPHASLGSALSLLVQAGVSSIPVVDDNDSLIDIYSRSDITALAKDKAYAQIHLDDMTVHQALQLGQDASPPYGIFNGQRCHMCLRSDSLGKVIERLANPGVRRLVIVEAGSKRVEGIISLSDVFRFLLGL from the exons ATGTTTGGTTCTACAGTGGATACAAGCCGTGGGAACAGCGCTGCCTCAGGGCAGCAGCAGCTTCTTACTCCGACTCGCTTCGTGTGGCCTTATGGAGGTAGAAGGGTCTTCCTTAGCGGATCTTTCACCAG GTGGACAGAACATGTTCCAATGTCGCCACTTGAGGGCTGCCCTACTGTTTTTCAAGTCATTTGCAACTTGACTCCGGGTTATCATCAG TATAAGTTTTATGTTGATGGGGAATGGCGGCACGATGAGCATCAACCATTTGTAAACGCAAATGGTGGAGTAATGAATACGATATTTATAACTGGACCAGATATGGCTCCTGCTGCTTTTAGCCCATCGAATATGGATGTGGATGATTTCTCCCAGAGAGTG GCTGATCCTTCCCAGGATTCTATACCTAGGATGTCAGCGGTTGATTTGGATATGTCCCGTCACCGTATATCTGCTTTGTTGTCAAACCGCACTGCATACGAGCTGCTCCCTGAATCGGGCAAG GTTATTGCATTGGATGTGAATTTACCAGTAAAGCAAGCATTCCATATACTCTATGAGCAG GGAATCCCTTTGGCTCCTCTGTGGGACTTTGGTAAAGGCCAATTTGTTGGAGTTCTTGGTCCATTGGACTTCATTCTAATACTGAGAGAG CTTGGAACGCATGGATCCAACTTGACAGAAGAAGAGCTTGAGACGCACACAGTAGCAGCCTGGAAAGAGGGGAAGGCTCATATTAGCAGACAATATGATGGAATTGGGAGACCGTATCCTAGGCCACTTGTTCAG GTTGGGCCCTATGATAATCTGAAAGACGTTGCCCTGAAAATTTTGCAAAATAAGGTGGCAGCCGTTCCAGTTATTTATTCTTCTCTGCAGGATGGGTCATATCCGCAGTTACTGCATCTTGCTTCGCTATCAGGCATATTAAAAT GTATATGCAGATACTTTAGACATTCGTCTAGCTCTTTGCCAATCCTTCAGCAGCCCATTTGTTCAATTCCCCTGGGTACTTGGGTTCCTAGAATCGGAGAATCAAGTAGCAAACCTCTCGCTACATTGAGACCACACGCTTCTTTGGGTTCTGCGCTCTCGTTATTAGTTCAAG CTGGAGTTAGTTCAATTCCTGTAGTGGATGACAATGACTCGCTTATTGACATATACTCTCGAAG TGACATAACTGCCCTGGCTAAAGATAAGGCATACGCACAGATTCATCTTGATGACATGACCGTTCACCAG GCGCTGCAGTTGGGGCAAGATGCGAGTCCGCCTTACGGAATCTTCAACGGGCAGAGATGTCACATGTGCTTGCGCTCAGACTCTCTTGGTAAAGTGATCGAGCGGTTAGCGAATCCAG GGGTAAGGAGGCTGGTGATAGTGGAAGCAGGGAGCAAACGTGTTGAAGGTATCATATCTTTGAGTGATGTTTTTCGATTCCTGCTCGGTCTTTGA